DNA from Panthera leo isolate Ple1 chromosome D2, P.leo_Ple1_pat1.1, whole genome shotgun sequence:
TCCCAAAATCCAGATTCTGAACTCCCTTTCCTAGAAATCAGGGCCGAGGGGAAGCTGAGACCTTCTAGTCTATACCCCGCCACCCCTAATTTTAcgaaaagacaaggaagaagtCCTAAGGGAGGGAGGTGTTCGAGGTTACCCGGTGGGGCATGACTCCTCGTAGGCCCCTCTGAGGCTGGTGCCACAGGCCATCCCTATATCCCAGCACAGCAGCTGGCACACTGTTGGTGCTtggataagtgaatgaatggacagCAATGGGATGGCAGAGCTCGAGTCCTGTCCCCCGATCCGGCAGTATGGCCACTTCTCCCACAGAGCCCGCCGCCTCCCCTCCCTTGGCAGGGCTCCGCACCTGGATGTATGCGTGGTTGGTGGGATGGAACTCCTCCCCCACAGGGTTAGGACACTCGCCCTCACAACGGTAGGCGTTGTACTGCTTGGGGTAGATGATCCAGGAGCCCCATCCGATGAGGTTGAAGTCCACCTGGAACTTGACCTTCCGACACAGCTGGCTTCTGTCCGGCAAGTGGTGCCGGCGGTGCCTCCGGCCCCTCTCCTGGGAGAGCTGTCCCTCTCGGGCCCGCCAGGAGCTCTCCGCCTCCCACAGCAAGgtggagccacccagccgcctctGCTCCGGGGAGAGGTTGGAGTAGAGCACGAGGAGCGCACTGGCGACCGGCGGCACGGGAGGCCCCTGCGGACACTCTCTGGCCAAACTGGACGCCTGCTCCGCCAGCTCCCCAGGGTGCTTCAGCCACTTGGAGAGAGGCCTGGTCACCTCCAGGACCATGCTGCCTGAGGAAAAGGTCATCTGGGACAGAGGAACAGTGAACGAGTCCATCCGAAGACGCTCCCGGCAGTCGGCTGGGTCCTGCTCCGCATCCGGCTTTAGCTGGTGCAAAATCTCGATGGAGGGCAACACGCCAGGGGGAAGGTCCACAGGGCCGGCCAGCTGCAGCCGGAGCTCGGCCCACACCAGATCCTCCGCTTGGCTCAGGAAGGAGAAGTCAAAAGCAAAGGTCCAGTTCTGCCCATCGGCGTGCACATCTGGGTGGGGAGAAaccaggaaggaagcagggtgaGTGGGGGCCCCCTGTATGCTCCCCAGAGCTCATGTTGCAGCCTTCACCTGACAGGGACCCTCTCAATCCTCACCCCAACCCTACGAGTTGGGAATGTGGAGTCCATTTTAGTCCCATTCAaatcgaggctcagagaggttaaattacCTGCAGGAGGTGGCGGGGCCAAGAATTGACCCAGATTTGCCCAACCGCAAAGCCCACACTCCAAATTCCAGTTCTGCTGTTCCCGCTAAGACACCCCGCAGCCAGAGAACAGCTGGTAGACGCTGGATGCGTTCTCCCTGCTCTTTGGCCAAACCCTGAGCTTTCTGACCTAAACCTTGGGCTTCCCCTCACCCTGTGACCCTGAGCTCCCCAGACTCCGTTTTCTCATTGGAAACGGTGGCCTGATTCACGGGCACGTGGAAAGGCCCCGAACCTTCTTGGGAGGCCCAGGCAACAGAAGCCCAAGGCCGGCCACCCTCTCCTCCACCTATTCCTAAAGATGGAGGCAGAAACTTCCGGGGTTTTTGACAGCCTCACACATAGGGTTCTGTAGGCATTCTAAGCATGACTTTGCACTGACCTGGCAGTTTTCCAACCAGTGGGCTTTCCCATCTACCTGCAAGGTGCTCATCACCGCCCCCTGTCAGGTCATTCACACACCTGGGGCAGACACagcctgcacacacacagcccccagcctggtcccagccccctccccaagatgacaaaacccaaaatggatgaaacagaaTAGGGAAGCGTGTTCCATTCATCTTAGTCCCGGACTAATTTGGCCCAATATCTGGGAATAGCATGTATGTGCGCAGGCTAAAAGTGACCTTGAACTTGTTTCGAGCCCAGTTTCCTCTCCTTTGCAATGGGAATGGTCATGCCCTGCCCATCTCGGCCTCATCACAAGCTTTCATGGAAATAAAGAGGGTTGACCGTCTGTTGCTAAATAAAAGTCAGGGATTATTCATTCCTTAGAATAAAAACACTAACCCTTTTGCGAACAGATCTCAAGGGTAGTGACGATCTCCCGATTTGGGTCCACTCTGGGCAGACCGCAcgacagtttcctttttttattgccTTCTAGAGCATCTTTGGTGACATGATGTAAGTGAATTTCCCTGAGAAATCCAGCCTGCGTTATTATAAGGAAGCAGTTTCCAGCTTCAGCCTCCTGGCAGCTTCTCCGAGCCCATCCCCAGAGGCTCTTCACTTAATTTCCACTTCCCTCCTCATTAGCACCTGTAGGGGGCAATAACCCGCCCCTGGCTAGCAACTCTCCCtggaggtgtggggaggagggaggcctgcATTACCCATTGCCCACTGCAGCACCCCCTAGCCACCTGGGGATTCTGTGGGACGTGTAACAACTCCTGGCCACCTGCACCAGGAGTTAAAGACTTTTCATCTCAAGTATCCACAAACGGCCTTTTAGAGGAAGACATTCCAGCTCAGTGATCAAGAGCAGGGGCTCTCGTGCCTCCTGTGATGGTTCAAATCCTGCCACTTGCTGTTTAACACTGGGCAGGCTagtttccttctctgggcctcagtttcctgctttGCAAAAGGGAGCCAGTGACAGTATCACCTCACAGAAGTGTTAGGATTCGCTGAGATAATGTGCAGAAAGTGTTTGGCCCAGCACAACCAACGTGCAATAGGTGTCAGCTGTCATCAACCACTTCCTTATTATTGCGGACGTCCAAGGTTAGAAACGAAGGTGTCCAGATAGGTAGTGAAAGACCCGGACAGAAGAGCAAAGTCAGCCATTACCAGGATGGACAATGTGTATGGAGCGCTCCTTCCCAGTGGGGCGGAGTCTCTGACTCCatgaccccagccccagccaaggGGTCCGTGGGACACAGTGCTGATAGGTTCTCTTAGATCGGTCTCTGGTTCTTGTTAGGATAGGGGTGCCTAATCTTTTGGGGGTCACCGATGCTTGCTACAAGCCAAGAATGCTCTCCCCAGGAAAGAAAGCATCTCCCACTTCTACAGCAAATGTGACTTGTTGGTATCAGGTATCAGGAAAGGGTTCGTGGACACCCTGAAACCTATCCACGCAACTCAACAGAATCGGCCACACAGGCCCCAGGGATATTCTTGACCCGCGTCCAATTCTAAAGAAGAAAGTGGTTGGGCCCATGCCCTGGGGGTTCCCTCACCCTCAAACAGGATGCTGAGGCCGAGTTAGGATTCCGGGCTCCGTAGGAAAGGAGGGTGTGGGTATGACGCTAAGTGTCCACTCTACATTATTACAAACTAGCAGTTAATTGCCACTCATTGCCTCCCGGGCCAAGCATTGTCTCTTTGAATCCTCCCCACCATTATCACGGTTTCGCAGATGAGAGAAAACTGAAGGTCCACAGCCCCAGACGAAGATGCAAACGCAATTTGGTTAGACTCCAACACCCCGTTTCCCGCTTTACAGGTGCGGCATGACAGATAAACCCAAGAGGGAAAGGAGCAGTTAGACCATCCCTTCTCCACCCGTGTCCCTCCAGGCAGGctcctctggctgctttcaaaaaCTGAAACCAGTTCACAACACTGCGAACGTGCTTAAAGtcactgtacattttaaaaacagtaaaatggtaGGTTTTGTCATGTATATTTTGCCTCATTCACACACAAATGAGGCAGAAGGAAAGCCAGCCCCCGGTTTTACAAAAGGGGAAACTGGTTCTGCAAGGGATACACCAGGAATTGGGAAGCAGGGTTTGAGGGAACTGAACCCAGTTTTCCAGTCTCCCAGACTCTCAAACCACCACGAACCTTCCGGAACTCTCCAGAAGGAGAGAGTGAACTGAAGAAGGgcactctctgcccctttgcccagcctcctccccacaccAGCTTTCCAGTAGAGGCACTGAGCAGAGCCCTCCAGTAATTTTCAAGCCCCTCGGGTTAGCCCCTCGGGTGTCCCTAAATCTGGCTGATCCCCAGATGACCCTTCAAGAGGGGTCATCGGCTGTCTGACCCCAGACGTGGCAGGCCAGGGAGCTaagagcccccacccccgcacccgaCCAAAGGGCTGGCGGGTGGCCAATTAGGTCAGATGATCGGATGTGGATTGCGCCCCAGCGTGGGGGAGGGCCGTCTGGCCCCAGCcggcagagggaggcacaggccGGCGCAGGGCGGCAGGGGTCTGCCCCCGACCCCAGGAGTCAGGATGTGGATTGCATGGGGCAAGGGAACCCCCGCGGAAAGGGTCCCTCCACTCAGCACCCACCTGTCCGTCGCGCCCGATGCCCAGAACGCCCTGCCCCGACTCCGAGGGTGAAACTCCCGCGTCACCACGGTCGCTGAGCGTTTCCCCAAACCAAATCTAGGCCCCGAACCCGGTACTACTCGGGACACTGGCACCTTCCCAGCCTGGACTCGAGTCCCCAAGCCTGCCTCAGTTCCCGACTTCGGGGCACTCCGCCTCTAGTGCCGTATCTCTGAACTATAATCCCGGATGTTTGTTACGCGCTCGGTGCCGGGTTTCGAAGTTCGCGGTCAGCCTC
Protein-coding regions in this window:
- the NODAL gene encoding nodal homolog is translated as MQAPRLPWFFLHAWWALLQAGAATVAPSPLRTRGQPSSPSPLAYMLSLYRDPLPRADIIRSLQAQDVHADGQNWTFAFDFSFLSQAEDLVWAELRLQLAGPVDLPPGVLPSIEILHQLKPDAEQDPADCRERLRMDSFTVPLSQMTFSSGSMVLEVTRPLSKWLKHPGELAEQASSLARECPQGPPVPPVASALLVLYSNLSPEQRRLGGSTLLWEAESSWRAREGQLSQERGRRHRRHHLPDRSQLCRKVKFQVDFNLIGWGSWIIYPKQYNAYRCEGECPNPVGEEFHPTNHAYIQSLLKRYQPHRVPSTCCAPVKTKPLSMLYVDNGRVLLDHHKDMIVEECGCL